A single region of the Oncorhynchus kisutch isolate 150728-3 linkage group LG30, Okis_V2, whole genome shotgun sequence genome encodes:
- the LOC109874862 gene encoding tyrosine-protein kinase Lyn isoform X1, whose product MGCKKSKLNDGLNGGVLDGKNQRPVRPDQTVYVRDPTSSKPNATSNSPPGGLLPGQVFMKMEEQSESGKIVIALYPYDAKHKDDLGFKKGERLKVLEEHGEWWKAQSLTSKKEGFIPSNYVAEANTMETEEWFFKDITRKDAERQLLAPANKAGSYLIRESETSKGSYSMSIRDVDAQGTDAVKHYKIRMLDNGGFYISPKITFPDIGSMIKHYHKQSDGLCRKLEKACDKPKAQKPWDKDAWEISKESIKMVKKLGAGQFGEVWMAFYNNTTKVAVKTLKPGTMSAEAFMEEANLMKTLQHDRLVRLYAVVTKVEPIYIITEYMSNGSLLDFLKSEVGCKVQLPKLIDFSAQIAEGMAYIEKKNYIHRDLRTANVLVSESLLCKIADFGLARVIEDDQYTAREGAKFPIKWTAPEAINYGSFTIKSDMWSFGVLLYEIITYGKIPYPGMSNGEVMTSVQRGYRMPRPENCPNELYDIMTSCWKSKPDDRPTFDYIQSVLDDFYTATEGQYQQQP is encoded by the exons ATGGGTTGTAAAAAATCCAAGCTAAATGACGGTCTGAATGGAGGTGTGCTTGATGGCAAGAACCAACGGCCAGTACGTCCTGACCAAACTGTATATGTGAGAGATCCCACCTCCAGTAAACCAAATGCTACA AGTAACTCACCTCCTGGAGGTCTCCTGCCTGGTCAGGTATTCATGAAAATGGAAG AGCAATCTGAGTCTGGTAAAATAGTTATTGCACTATACCCATATGATGCAAAACACAAAGACGATTTGGGATTCAAGAAGGGGGAAAGGCTTAAGGTTCTTGAAGA GCATGGTGAATGGTGGAAGGCTCAGTCTCTGACCTCTAAGAAAGAAGGGTTCATACCCTCTAATTATGTTGCTGAGGCCAATACCATGGAGACAGAGGA ATGGTTTTTTAAGGATATTACAAGGAAGGATGCAGAGAGACAACTTTTGGCCCCTGCAAACAAAGCAGGATCTTACCTCATTCGTGAGAGTGAGACATCAAAGG GAAGTTATTCCATGTCTATCAGAGATGTGGATGCCCAAGGGACGGACGCTGTGAAACATTATAAGATCCGGATGCTGGATAACGGAGGCTTCTACATCTCTCCTAAAATCACATTCCCTGACATTGGCAGCATGATAAAACATTATCACA AACAATCGGATGGTCTCTGTCGAAAGCTGGAGAAGGCCTGTGATAAACCCAAAGCTCAGAAGCCATGGGACAAAGATGCCTGGGAGATCTCCAAGGAGTCCATCAAGATGGTGAAGAAACTAGGAGCCGGACAATTTGGTGAAGTGTGGATGG CGTTCTACAACAACACGACTAAGGTGGCAGTGAAGACACTGAAGCCAGGCACCATGTCAGCTGAGGCCTTCATGGAGGAGGCTAACCTGATGAAGACCCTGCAACACGACAGACTGGTGCGCCTCTACGCCGTCGTCACCAAGGTCGAGCCTATCTACATCATCACAGAGTACATGTCCAATG GTAGCCTCTTAGATTTCCTAAAAAGTGAGGTAGGCTGCAAAGTTCAGCTACCTAAGCTCATCGATTTCTCTGCACAG ATTGCGGAGGGAATGGCTTACATTGAGAAGAAGAACTACATCCACCGTGACCTGAGAACAGCCAATGTCCTGGTGTCTGAGAGTTTGCTGTGTAAAATAGCTGACTTTGGCCTTGCTAGAGTTATAGAAGATGACCAGTACACAGCCAGAGAGG GTGCAAAGTTTCCCATCAAGTGGACAGCACCAGAGGCCATCAACTATGGATCCTTCACTATCAAGTCAGACATGTGGTCCTTTGGAGTCCTCCTGTATGAAATCATTACCTATGGAAAAATACCTTACCCAG GGATGAGTAATGGTGAGGTGATGACTTCAGTGCAGAGAGGTTATAGAATGCCCCGCCCTGAGAACTGTCCCAACGAGCTCTATGACATCATGACCAGTTGTTGGAAGAGCAAGCCAGATGACAGGCCTACATTTGACTACATCCAGAGTGTCCTAGATGACTTTTACACCGCCACAGAGGGCCAGTACCAACAGCAGCCCTAG
- the LOC109874862 gene encoding tyrosine-protein kinase Lyn isoform X2, which yields MKMEEQSESGKIVIALYPYDAKHKDDLGFKKGERLKVLEEHGEWWKAQSLTSKKEGFIPSNYVAEANTMETEEWFFKDITRKDAERQLLAPANKAGSYLIRESETSKGSYSMSIRDVDAQGTDAVKHYKIRMLDNGGFYISPKITFPDIGSMIKHYHKQSDGLCRKLEKACDKPKAQKPWDKDAWEISKESIKMVKKLGAGQFGEVWMAFYNNTTKVAVKTLKPGTMSAEAFMEEANLMKTLQHDRLVRLYAVVTKVEPIYIITEYMSNGSLLDFLKSEVGCKVQLPKLIDFSAQIAEGMAYIEKKNYIHRDLRTANVLVSESLLCKIADFGLARVIEDDQYTAREGAKFPIKWTAPEAINYGSFTIKSDMWSFGVLLYEIITYGKIPYPGMSNGEVMTSVQRGYRMPRPENCPNELYDIMTSCWKSKPDDRPTFDYIQSVLDDFYTATEGQYQQQP from the exons ATGAAAATGGAAG AGCAATCTGAGTCTGGTAAAATAGTTATTGCACTATACCCATATGATGCAAAACACAAAGACGATTTGGGATTCAAGAAGGGGGAAAGGCTTAAGGTTCTTGAAGA GCATGGTGAATGGTGGAAGGCTCAGTCTCTGACCTCTAAGAAAGAAGGGTTCATACCCTCTAATTATGTTGCTGAGGCCAATACCATGGAGACAGAGGA ATGGTTTTTTAAGGATATTACAAGGAAGGATGCAGAGAGACAACTTTTGGCCCCTGCAAACAAAGCAGGATCTTACCTCATTCGTGAGAGTGAGACATCAAAGG GAAGTTATTCCATGTCTATCAGAGATGTGGATGCCCAAGGGACGGACGCTGTGAAACATTATAAGATCCGGATGCTGGATAACGGAGGCTTCTACATCTCTCCTAAAATCACATTCCCTGACATTGGCAGCATGATAAAACATTATCACA AACAATCGGATGGTCTCTGTCGAAAGCTGGAGAAGGCCTGTGATAAACCCAAAGCTCAGAAGCCATGGGACAAAGATGCCTGGGAGATCTCCAAGGAGTCCATCAAGATGGTGAAGAAACTAGGAGCCGGACAATTTGGTGAAGTGTGGATGG CGTTCTACAACAACACGACTAAGGTGGCAGTGAAGACACTGAAGCCAGGCACCATGTCAGCTGAGGCCTTCATGGAGGAGGCTAACCTGATGAAGACCCTGCAACACGACAGACTGGTGCGCCTCTACGCCGTCGTCACCAAGGTCGAGCCTATCTACATCATCACAGAGTACATGTCCAATG GTAGCCTCTTAGATTTCCTAAAAAGTGAGGTAGGCTGCAAAGTTCAGCTACCTAAGCTCATCGATTTCTCTGCACAG ATTGCGGAGGGAATGGCTTACATTGAGAAGAAGAACTACATCCACCGTGACCTGAGAACAGCCAATGTCCTGGTGTCTGAGAGTTTGCTGTGTAAAATAGCTGACTTTGGCCTTGCTAGAGTTATAGAAGATGACCAGTACACAGCCAGAGAGG GTGCAAAGTTTCCCATCAAGTGGACAGCACCAGAGGCCATCAACTATGGATCCTTCACTATCAAGTCAGACATGTGGTCCTTTGGAGTCCTCCTGTATGAAATCATTACCTATGGAAAAATACCTTACCCAG GGATGAGTAATGGTGAGGTGATGACTTCAGTGCAGAGAGGTTATAGAATGCCCCGCCCTGAGAACTGTCCCAACGAGCTCTATGACATCATGACCAGTTGTTGGAAGAGCAAGCCAGATGACAGGCCTACATTTGACTACATCCAGAGTGTCCTAGATGACTTTTACACCGCCACAGAGGGCCAGTACCAACAGCAGCCCTAG